The Mesorhizobium sp. B1-1-8 genome contains a region encoding:
- the urtB gene encoding urea ABC transporter permease subunit UrtB yields MILLRAIGLMVLLTMASLLPSSAAETDLRALIAKFATAANFSATEAVVRELAASGDPAVERALAALADGNLYIRKADTEVFVGKETGDAVELIDPLSGEKAAEAAKADLTRIKVNNGLRRVIRDALGTLTLRAKDPGVRLAAAATMFKTPDAANIEPLDEAVAAETGPGVKALFEQARAASVLVSDKPQADKLAAISVIAARGDRDALSLLTSVEANAQGAVKDAATAAIATINSTLALWDAGQNIWYGISLGSVLLLAAIGLAITFGVMGVINMAHGEMVMLGAYTTFVVQQVIRTSFPGLFDWSLVIALPLAFLVAAFVGLVIERGVIRFLYGRPLETLLATWGVSLILQQAVRTIFGPTNQEVGNPSWMSGSFEMGQLAITWNRLWILVFALAVFGVLLYVMKRTPWGLQMRAVTANRRMAASMGIRTPWVDALTFALGSGIAGIAGVALSQIDNVSPNLGRGYIIDSFMVVVFGGVGNLWGTLVGALSLGIVNKFLEPYAGAVLGKIVVLVLIILFIQKRPRGLFALKGRAVEA; encoded by the coding sequence ATGATCCTTTTGCGCGCGATTGGCCTGATGGTGCTGCTGACGATGGCGAGCCTGCTGCCGTCAAGCGCGGCCGAGACCGATCTTCGCGCCCTGATCGCCAAATTCGCGACCGCCGCCAATTTCTCCGCCACCGAAGCGGTCGTGCGCGAGCTTGCCGCCAGCGGCGATCCCGCCGTCGAACGCGCCCTCGCCGCGCTCGCCGACGGCAATCTCTACATCCGCAAGGCCGACACTGAGGTCTTCGTCGGCAAAGAAACAGGCGACGCCGTTGAGCTGATCGATCCGCTAAGCGGCGAGAAGGCGGCTGAAGCCGCCAAGGCCGATCTAACCAGGATCAAGGTCAACAATGGCCTGCGCCGCGTTATCCGCGATGCGCTGGGCACGCTGACGCTGCGCGCCAAGGATCCAGGCGTGCGCCTTGCCGCCGCTGCGACCATGTTCAAGACGCCCGACGCGGCAAATATTGAGCCGCTCGACGAAGCAGTCGCCGCCGAAACGGGCCCTGGCGTCAAGGCCCTGTTCGAACAGGCCCGCGCCGCGTCGGTCCTGGTCTCCGACAAGCCCCAGGCCGACAAGCTGGCCGCCATCTCGGTCATCGCGGCGCGCGGCGACCGTGACGCGCTGTCGCTGTTAACCTCGGTCGAGGCCAATGCGCAAGGCGCGGTGAAAGATGCGGCAACCGCCGCGATCGCCACCATCAATTCGACGCTGGCGCTGTGGGATGCCGGCCAGAACATCTGGTACGGCATTTCGCTGGGCTCGGTGCTGCTGCTGGCGGCAATCGGCCTCGCCATCACCTTCGGTGTCATGGGCGTCATCAACATGGCGCATGGCGAGATGGTGATGCTCGGCGCCTACACCACCTTCGTCGTCCAGCAGGTGATCCGCACCTCCTTTCCGGGCCTGTTCGACTGGTCGCTGGTCATCGCGCTGCCGCTCGCCTTCCTCGTTGCGGCTTTCGTCGGCCTCGTCATCGAGCGCGGCGTCATCCGCTTTCTCTACGGCCGGCCGCTGGAGACGCTGCTCGCCACCTGGGGCGTGTCGCTGATCCTGCAGCAGGCGGTGCGCACCATCTTCGGACCGACCAACCAGGAAGTCGGCAACCCATCGTGGATGTCAGGGTCGTTCGAGATGGGCCAACTGGCGATTACCTGGAATCGGCTGTGGATCCTGGTGTTCGCGCTCGCCGTATTTGGCGTGCTGCTCTACGTGATGAAGCGCACGCCCTGGGGCCTGCAGATGCGCGCCGTCACCGCCAACCGCCGCATGGCGGCGTCGATGGGTATCAGGACGCCGTGGGTCGACGCGCTGACTTTTGCGCTGGGGTCCGGCATTGCCGGCATCGCCGGCGTCGCGCTCAGCCAGATCGACAATGTCTCGCCCAATCTCGGCCGCGGCTACATCATCGACAGTTTTATGGTCGTCGTCTTCGGCGGTGTCGGCAATCTGTGGGGCACGCTGGTCGGCGCCTTGTCGCTCGGCATCGTCAACAAGTTCCTCGAGCCCTATGCCGGGGCAGTGCTCGGCAAGATCGTGGTGCTGGTGCTGATCATCCTGTTCATCCAGAAACGCCCGCGCGGTCTGTTCGCGCTAAAGGGCCGGGCGGTGGAAGCATGA
- a CDS encoding GGDEF domain-containing protein: MLLDYNSLLLAVGFSAACLSLTLFGTWLTARSDKFLLTWAISVLVVVAEVFTYNAYIKTPGPALGVLTLALLLLGFSVMLGAAYQFRTGRSPLPRTVLGVGISFAVTLPPMALGSDGLGFMLENFLAALLLFATAYEYWKGRAEAPAPLIGVTLLYSLTAASFVLCSAVLVQDGKLVLGHAPSNWAEDLSLVIVIAALTGIGGLSLALNQMRLARHHQRDAQTDALTGLLNRRALFDLHGKTAVGAFTAVVVFDLDGFKAINDEFGHAAGDEVLKVFAGELSGNLRPNDIAARMGGEEFALVLKRTMPEMVEGTAERIRMAFAARTIETEAGPLGCTVSAGFAFGSNEGTSFDKVLSAADRALYAAKRSGRNRVLDFRRAG, encoded by the coding sequence ATGTTGCTCGACTATAATTCATTGCTTCTGGCCGTCGGCTTTTCCGCCGCCTGCCTCAGTCTGACTTTGTTCGGAACCTGGCTGACCGCGCGTTCCGACAAGTTCCTGCTGACATGGGCAATCAGCGTGCTGGTGGTGGTGGCCGAGGTCTTCACCTACAACGCCTATATTAAAACGCCCGGCCCGGCCCTCGGCGTCCTGACGCTCGCGCTGCTTCTGCTCGGCTTCTCGGTGATGCTGGGCGCTGCCTATCAGTTCAGGACCGGCCGCTCGCCCTTGCCGCGAACGGTGCTCGGCGTCGGCATCTCGTTTGCCGTCACCTTGCCGCCGATGGCGCTCGGCTCTGACGGGCTGGGCTTCATGCTGGAGAATTTCCTCGCCGCGCTGCTCCTGTTCGCCACCGCGTACGAATATTGGAAAGGCCGCGCCGAGGCGCCCGCGCCGCTCATCGGCGTGACGCTGCTCTATTCGCTGACCGCCGCCTCCTTCGTGCTATGCTCGGCCGTCCTGGTCCAGGACGGCAAGCTGGTTCTTGGACATGCGCCGAGCAATTGGGCGGAGGATCTCAGCCTCGTCATCGTCATTGCCGCGTTGACGGGCATCGGCGGCTTGTCGCTTGCCCTGAACCAGATGCGGCTTGCCCGCCATCACCAGCGCGATGCGCAAACCGATGCGCTGACCGGGCTGCTCAACCGCCGCGCTCTGTTCGACCTGCACGGCAAGACCGCCGTCGGCGCCTTCACCGCGGTGGTGGTGTTCGACCTCGACGGCTTCAAGGCGATCAACGACGAATTCGGCCATGCCGCCGGCGACGAGGTGCTGAAGGTCTTTGCCGGGGAGCTCTCCGGCAATCTACGCCCGAACGACATCGCCGCCCGCATGGGCGGGGAGGAATTCGCGCTGGTGCTCAAACGCACCATGCCCGAGATGGTCGAAGGCACGGCCGAGCGCATCAGGATGGCATTTGCAGCGCGAACCATTGAAACCGAGGCGGGCCCGCTCGGATGCACGGTCAGCGCCGGCTTCGCCTTCGGCAGCAATGAAGGCACCAGCTTCGACAAGGTGCTCAGCGCCGCCGACAGGGCGCTCTACGCAGCCAAACGCAGCGGCCGCAACCGCGTGCTGGACTTCCGCCGCGCCGGTTAG
- the urtD gene encoding urea ABC transporter ATP-binding protein UrtD, which translates to MASKSNTILYLDGVSVSFDGFRAINNLSLVLDKGEMRAIIGPNGAGKTTMMDIVTGKTRPDEGEVFFDGQVDLTRHDEAEIAMMGIGRKFQKPTVFESHSVEDNLMLALKGPRSIFPALFHRRSAAEARQIDDILGIIRLGDKRDERAANLSHGQKQWLEIGMLLAQDPKLLLVDEPVAGMTDAETEETARLLKDIARDHSVVVVEHDMHFVRELGVKVTCLHEGSVLSEGTLDFVSADERVVEVYLGR; encoded by the coding sequence ATGGCAAGCAAGTCGAACACCATCCTCTACCTCGACGGCGTCTCGGTTTCCTTCGACGGTTTTCGCGCCATCAACAACCTGTCGCTGGTGCTCGACAAGGGCGAGATGCGCGCCATCATCGGCCCCAACGGCGCCGGTAAGACGACGATGATGGACATCGTCACCGGCAAGACGCGGCCGGACGAGGGCGAGGTGTTCTTCGACGGCCAGGTCGACCTCACCCGGCATGACGAGGCCGAGATCGCCATGATGGGCATCGGCCGCAAATTCCAGAAGCCGACGGTCTTCGAGAGCCACAGCGTCGAGGACAATCTCATGCTGGCGCTGAAGGGTCCGCGCTCGATCTTCCCGGCGTTGTTCCATCGCCGCTCGGCAGCCGAGGCGCGGCAGATCGATGACATCCTCGGCATCATCCGGCTTGGCGACAAGCGCGACGAACGCGCAGCCAACCTCAGCCACGGCCAGAAGCAGTGGCTGGAGATCGGCATGCTGCTTGCGCAGGACCCGAAGCTCTTGCTCGTCGATGAACCGGTGGCCGGCATGACCGACGCCGAGACCGAAGAGACAGCGCGCCTGCTCAAGGACATTGCCCGCGACCATTCGGTCGTCGTGGTGGAACACGACATGCATTTCGTGCGCGAGCTGGGCGTCAAAGTTACCTGCCTGCATGAGGGCTCCGTGCTGTCCGAAGGCACGCTCGATTTCGTTTCGGCCGACGAGCGTGTCGTCGAAGTCTATCTGGGACGATGA
- the uvrA gene encoding excinuclease ABC subunit UvrA encodes MADHKYLSIRGAREHNLKNVDLDLPRDSLIVMTGLSGSGKSSLAFDTIYAEGQRRYVESLSAYARQFLEMMQKPDVDQIDGLSPAISIEQKTTSKNPRSTVGTVTEIYDYMRLLFARVGIPYSPATGLPIESQTVSQMVDRVLALDEGTRLYLLAPIVRGRKGEYRKELLELQKKGFQRVKVDGVFYEIADVPALDKKYKHDIDVVVDRIVVRGDLATRLADSMETALKLADGLAVAEFADRPLDASQTGEDSVNKSKNETHERIMFSEKFACPVSGFTIPEIEPRLFSFNNPFGACPTCDGLGSQRAIDPNLVVPDENVSLRDGAVSPWAKSTSPYYAQTLEALGKAYGFKLGDKFKDLSAEAQQAVLRGTGEREITFQYDDGLRAYKTTKTFEGVIPNLERRWKETESAWMREEIERFMSATPCPACHGYRLKPEALAVKIAGKHIGEVTELSIRKADQWFTNLPGELNDKQNEIAVRVLKEIRERLRFLNDVGLDYLTLSRNSGTLSGGESQRIRLASQIGSGLTGVLYVLDEPSIGLHQRDNARLLDTLKHLRDIGNTVIVVEHDEDAILHADYVVDIGPAAGIHGGHVIAQGTPQQIMATPASITGKYLSGELEVATPAVRREAKKNRRIKVVGARGNNLKNVTAEIPLGTFTAVTGVSGGGKSTFLIETLFKAASRRIMGSREHPADHDRIEGLEFLDKVIDIDQSPIGRTPRSNPATYTGAFTPIRDWFAGLPEAKARGYQPGRFSFNVKGGRCEACQGDGVLKIEMHFLPDVYVTCDVCHGKRYNRETLDVLFKGKSIADVLDMTVEEGVDFFAAVPGVRDKLETLKQVGLGYIHIGQQATTLSGGEAQRIKLAKELSRKATGKTLYILDEPTTGLHFHDVAKLLEVLHELVDQGNTVVVIEHNLEVIKTADWVLDLGPEGGDGGGELVASGTPEAIVREKRSYTGQFLKELLERRPGGKREAAE; translated from the coding sequence ATGGCCGACCATAAATACCTTTCCATTCGCGGGGCGCGCGAACACAATCTGAAGAACGTCGATCTCGACCTGCCGCGCGACAGCCTGATCGTCATGACCGGCCTGTCGGGCTCCGGCAAGTCTTCGCTTGCCTTCGACACCATCTATGCCGAAGGCCAGCGCCGTTATGTCGAAAGCCTGTCGGCCTATGCCCGCCAGTTCCTGGAGATGATGCAGAAGCCGGACGTCGACCAGATCGACGGCCTGTCGCCGGCCATCTCCATCGAGCAGAAGACGACGTCGAAGAACCCGCGCTCGACAGTCGGCACCGTCACCGAGATCTACGATTACATGCGGCTTCTGTTTGCGCGTGTCGGCATCCCCTATTCGCCGGCCACTGGCCTGCCGATCGAGAGCCAGACGGTTTCGCAGATGGTCGACCGCGTGCTGGCGCTGGACGAAGGCACGCGCCTCTATCTGCTGGCGCCGATCGTGCGCGGCCGCAAGGGCGAGTACCGCAAGGAACTGCTCGAGCTGCAGAAGAAGGGTTTTCAGCGCGTCAAGGTCGACGGCGTCTTTTATGAAATCGCCGACGTGCCGGCGCTGGACAAGAAATACAAGCACGACATCGATGTCGTCGTCGACCGCATCGTCGTGCGCGGCGACCTTGCCACCCGGCTTGCCGACTCGATGGAAACCGCGCTGAAGCTCGCCGACGGGCTGGCGGTGGCCGAATTCGCCGACAGGCCGCTCGATGCCAGCCAGACCGGCGAGGACTCGGTCAACAAATCGAAGAACGAGACGCATGAACGCATCATGTTCTCGGAAAAATTCGCCTGCCCGGTGTCCGGCTTCACCATTCCGGAGATCGAGCCCAGGCTGTTCTCCTTCAACAATCCGTTCGGCGCCTGCCCGACCTGCGATGGCCTCGGCAGCCAGCGCGCCATCGACCCGAACCTTGTCGTGCCCGACGAAAATGTCTCGTTGCGCGACGGCGCCGTCAGCCCGTGGGCGAAGTCGACCTCGCCCTATTACGCGCAGACGCTGGAAGCGCTGGGCAAGGCTTACGGCTTCAAGCTCGGCGACAAGTTCAAGGATCTGAGCGCCGAGGCCCAGCAGGCCGTGCTGCGCGGCACCGGCGAACGCGAGATCACCTTCCAGTATGATGATGGCCTGCGCGCTTACAAGACCACCAAGACGTTCGAGGGCGTCATTCCCAATCTCGAGCGGCGCTGGAAGGAGACGGAATCGGCCTGGATGCGCGAGGAGATCGAGCGCTTCATGTCGGCCACCCCCTGCCCGGCCTGCCACGGCTACCGGCTGAAGCCGGAAGCGCTGGCGGTGAAGATCGCCGGCAAGCACATCGGCGAGGTCACCGAACTGTCGATCCGCAAGGCCGATCAGTGGTTTACCAACCTGCCGGGTGAGCTCAACGACAAGCAGAACGAGATCGCGGTCCGCGTGCTCAAGGAAATCCGCGAGCGGCTGCGCTTCTTGAACGATGTCGGCCTCGACTACCTGACCTTGTCGCGCAATTCCGGCACGCTGTCGGGCGGCGAGAGCCAGCGCATCCGGCTGGCCTCGCAGATCGGCTCCGGGCTGACCGGCGTGCTCTATGTCCTGGACGAGCCGTCGATCGGCCTGCACCAGCGCGACAATGCGCGCCTGCTCGACACGCTGAAGCATTTGCGCGACATCGGCAACACGGTGATCGTCGTCGAGCATGACGAGGACGCCATCCTGCACGCCGACTACGTCGTCGATATCGGGCCGGCAGCCGGCATCCATGGCGGCCACGTCATCGCGCAAGGCACGCCGCAGCAGATCATGGCGACGCCCGCCTCGATAACCGGCAAATATCTGTCGGGCGAGCTTGAAGTTGCCACACCTGCGGTGCGCCGCGAGGCGAAGAAGAACCGGCGTATCAAGGTCGTCGGCGCGCGCGGCAACAATCTGAAGAACGTGACGGCGGAGATCCCGCTCGGCACCTTCACCGCCGTCACCGGCGTATCCGGCGGCGGCAAGTCGACGTTCCTGATCGAAACGCTGTTCAAGGCGGCCTCGCGCCGCATCATGGGCTCGCGCGAGCATCCGGCCGACCACGACCGGATCGAAGGGCTGGAATTCCTCGACAAGGTCATCGACATCGACCAGTCGCCGATCGGCCGCACGCCGCGTTCCAATCCGGCTACGTATACCGGTGCCTTCACGCCGATCCGCGACTGGTTCGCCGGTCTGCCCGAGGCCAAGGCGCGCGGCTATCAGCCGGGCCGTTTCTCCTTCAACGTCAAGGGCGGCCGCTGCGAGGCCTGCCAGGGCGACGGCGTGTTAAAAATCGAAATGCACTTCCTGCCGGATGTCTACGTCACCTGCGACGTCTGCCACGGCAAGCGCTATAACCGCGAGACGCTGGATGTGCTGTTCAAGGGCAAGTCGATCGCCGATGTTCTGGACATGACCGTCGAGGAGGGCGTCGACTTTTTCGCCGCCGTACCCGGTGTGCGCGACAAGCTGGAGACGCTGAAGCAGGTCGGTCTCGGCTACATCCACATCGGCCAGCAGGCGACGACGCTGTCGGGCGGCGAGGCGCAGCGCATCAAGCTTGCCAAGGAATTGTCGCGCAAGGCGACCGGCAAGACGCTCTACATCCTCGACGAGCCGACCACTGGCCTGCATTTCCACGACGTCGCCAAGCTGCTCGAAGTGCTGCACGAGTTGGTCGACCAGGGCAACACGGTGGTGGTCATCGAGCACAATCTGGAAGTGATCAAGACCGCCGACTGGGTGCTCGACCTCGGCCCCGAAGGCGGCGACGGCGGCGGCGAACTGGTCGCCTCCGGCACGCCGGAAGCGATCGTGCGCGAAAAGCGCAGCTACACCGGCCAGTTCCTGAAGGAGCTGTTGGAGCGCCGCCCCGGGGGCAAGCGCGAAGCGGCCGAGTGA
- a CDS encoding DUF72 domain-containing protein has translation MSSHGTIRSGMGGWTFEPWDTSFYPDKLSKAKQLHYASRQVPSIEVNGTYYSSFKEPTFVKWANEAPDGFVYSLKGNRFVTNRRVLGEAGESMMRFLGSGVAALGDKLGPILWQFAPTKKFDPDDFEAFLKLLPEKQDGVALRHALEVRNDSFIVPKFPALARKYKAAIVYADHAKYPAIADVTGDFVYARLQTGSDDNPDCYTPKGLDEWAARARTWAEGKQPADLPRADPGTDAPVKPRDVFVYFITEGKVRAPFGAMALMKRVTA, from the coding sequence ATGAGCAGCCATGGAACGATCCGCTCCGGCATGGGCGGCTGGACCTTCGAGCCCTGGGATACGTCCTTCTACCCGGACAAGCTGTCGAAGGCCAAACAGCTCCACTATGCCAGCCGGCAGGTACCGAGCATCGAGGTCAACGGCACCTATTATTCCAGCTTCAAGGAGCCGACCTTCGTCAAATGGGCCAACGAGGCGCCTGACGGTTTCGTCTATTCGCTGAAGGGCAACCGCTTCGTCACCAACCGCCGCGTGCTCGGCGAAGCCGGCGAATCGATGATGCGCTTCCTCGGCTCCGGCGTCGCAGCGCTCGGCGACAAGCTCGGACCGATCCTTTGGCAGTTCGCGCCGACCAAGAAATTCGACCCCGACGATTTCGAGGCTTTTCTCAAGCTCCTGCCGGAAAAACAGGACGGCGTGGCGCTGCGGCATGCGCTCGAAGTGCGCAACGACAGTTTCATCGTGCCGAAATTTCCGGCGCTGGCGCGCAAGTACAAGGCGGCTATCGTCTATGCCGACCACGCCAAATATCCGGCGATCGCCGACGTCACCGGCGACTTCGTCTATGCGCGGCTGCAGACCGGCAGCGACGACAATCCCGACTGCTACACGCCGAAGGGCCTCGACGAATGGGCGGCGCGGGCAAGGACCTGGGCGGAGGGCAAGCAGCCGGCCGACCTGCCGCGCGCCGATCCCGGGACCGACGCGCCGGTCAAGCCGCGCGACGTGTTCGTCTACTTCATCACCGAAGGCAAGGTGCGCGCGCCCTTCGGCGCCATGGCGCTGATGAAGCGGGTGACAGCCTAA
- a CDS encoding ATP-dependent Clp protease proteolytic subunit has protein sequence MSVGNLVPMVIEQSSRGERSFDIFSRLLRERIVFINGEINDNVSALVCAQLLSLESDHPDKEISIYINSPGGMVTSGFAIYDTMQYISCPVSTVCMGFAASMGSFLLMAGAPGRRIALPNTRIVLHQPLGGFQGQASDIQRHAEDIVRTKQHMTELYAKHCGRTYEEVERTLDRDYFMSAEEAKAWGLVDHVYDTRKKAA, from the coding sequence ATGAGTGTTGGCAATCTGGTGCCGATGGTGATCGAGCAGTCGAGCCGCGGCGAGCGCTCCTTCGACATTTTTTCGCGGCTGCTGCGCGAGCGCATCGTCTTCATCAACGGCGAGATCAATGACAACGTGTCGGCGCTGGTCTGTGCCCAGCTTCTGTCGCTGGAATCCGACCATCCCGACAAGGAGATCTCGATCTACATCAACTCGCCCGGCGGCATGGTGACCAGCGGCTTCGCCATCTACGATACGATGCAGTACATCTCCTGCCCGGTGTCGACGGTCTGCATGGGTTTCGCGGCCTCGATGGGCTCATTCCTGCTGATGGCCGGCGCGCCGGGACGGCGCATCGCGCTGCCCAACACGCGGATCGTGCTGCATCAGCCGCTTGGCGGCTTCCAGGGCCAGGCCTCCGACATCCAGCGCCATGCCGAAGACATTGTGCGCACCAAGCAGCACATGACCGAGCTGTATGCCAAGCACTGCGGCCGCACCTATGAAGAGGTCGAGCGCACGCTTGACCGCGACTATTTCATGAGCGCCGAGGAGGCCAAGGCCTGGGGCCTTGTCGACCATGTCTACGACACCCGCAAGAAGGCGGCGTGA
- a CDS encoding GNAT family N-acetyltransferase: MRLARSEDLAAVVALTSDAYAPYTALLGAPPIPVTEDYAPRIARGEIWLLESGTGLAGLIVLERHPDHAMIFSVAVAPAFQGRKLGIRLLDFADEQARQWRLPEVRLYTNSKMERNIALYTAYGFHETGRRPNPYRPGWTVVDMAKPVDGAVPA, translated from the coding sequence GTGAGGCTGGCCCGCTCTGAAGATCTTGCCGCCGTCGTCGCGCTGACCTCGGATGCCTACGCGCCCTACACAGCGCTGCTCGGCGCGCCGCCCATCCCAGTCACCGAGGATTATGCGCCGCGCATCGCGCGCGGTGAAATCTGGCTACTGGAGAGCGGCACCGGACTCGCCGGCCTAATCGTCCTCGAACGGCATCCTGACCACGCCATGATCTTCAGCGTCGCCGTCGCGCCGGCTTTCCAGGGCAGGAAGCTTGGGATCAGATTGCTCGACTTCGCCGACGAGCAGGCGCGGCAGTGGCGTCTGCCGGAGGTGCGGCTCTACACCAATTCGAAAATGGAGCGGAACATCGCGCTCTACACGGCCTATGGTTTTCACGAGACGGGTCGCCGGCCCAATCCGTACCGGCCGGGCTGGACCGTGGTCGACATGGCCAAGCCGGTCGACGGTGCCGTGCCGGCCTGA
- a CDS encoding DUF302 domain-containing protein, with product MAKSGLVSVESRFGVTETIDRLAETVARAGLRVFARIDHAAGAHEIDEPLRPTELLIFGHPKGGTPLMQDQQLAGIDLPVRALAWADEQGKVWLSYNDAHWLAERHGLGDASRDAVAAISTGMEKVVAAAAGVNQS from the coding sequence ATGGCGAAGAGCGGCCTCGTCTCCGTCGAAAGCCGTTTCGGCGTGACCGAGACAATCGACCGGCTGGCCGAGACCGTAGCACGCGCCGGACTGCGGGTTTTCGCGCGCATCGATCACGCCGCCGGTGCGCATGAAATCGATGAGCCGTTGCGCCCGACCGAGCTGCTGATCTTCGGCCACCCGAAAGGCGGCACGCCACTTATGCAGGACCAGCAGCTTGCGGGTATCGATCTGCCGGTGAGGGCGCTAGCCTGGGCAGACGAGCAAGGCAAGGTCTGGCTCTCCTACAACGATGCGCATTGGCTGGCCGAGCGGCATGGCCTTGGCGACGCCAGCCGCGATGCCGTTGCGGCCATTTCGACGGGCATGGAAAAGGTCGTCGCGGCCGCTGCTGGAGTCAATCAATCGTGA
- the urtE gene encoding urea ABC transporter ATP-binding subunit UrtE, with translation MLEVSNATLHYGAAQALRGVSLTAGARKITCVLGRNGVGKTSLMRSIVGHHRLTSGSVAFEGKALDRSAAYDRARSGIAFVPQGREIFPLLTVRENLESGFAPLKRIDRNVPAHVFDLFPVLKQMLSRRGGDLSGGQQQQLAIGRALVMRPKLLVLDEPTEGIQPSIIKDIGRAIRYLRDQAGIAVLLVEQYLDFCRELADEVNIMDRGQIVHTGPAEDLDRADVRKFLTV, from the coding sequence ATGCTCGAAGTATCCAATGCCACGCTGCATTACGGCGCCGCCCAGGCATTGCGCGGCGTCTCGCTGACGGCGGGCGCGCGCAAAATCACCTGCGTGCTCGGCCGCAACGGCGTCGGCAAGACCAGTTTGATGAGATCGATCGTCGGCCATCACCGGCTGACGAGCGGAAGCGTTGCCTTCGAGGGGAAGGCGCTCGACCGGAGCGCGGCGTATGACCGCGCCCGGTCGGGCATCGCATTCGTGCCGCAGGGCAGGGAGATCTTTCCGCTGCTGACGGTGCGCGAGAATCTGGAGTCGGGCTTTGCGCCGCTGAAACGCATCGACCGCAACGTGCCGGCACATGTCTTCGATCTGTTTCCGGTGCTGAAGCAGATGCTGTCACGGCGTGGCGGCGACTTGTCCGGCGGCCAGCAGCAGCAGCTGGCCATCGGGCGGGCGCTGGTGATGCGGCCGAAGCTGCTGGTGCTCGACGAGCCGACCGAAGGCATACAGCCATCGATCATCAAGGATATCGGCCGCGCCATACGCTATCTGCGCGACCAGGCGGGGATTGCCGTGCTGCTGGTCGAGCAATATCTCGACTTCTGCCGCGAGCTTGCCGACGAGGTCAACATCATGGACCGCGGCCAGATCGTCCACACCGGTCCCGCCGAGGACCTCGATCGGGCGGATGTAAGGAAGTTCCTTACTGTCTAG
- the urtC gene encoding urea ABC transporter permease subunit UrtC encodes MIAQRFFGADGRITITVLVLLAAAIIVPLLNLWVSPASALYVPPYIVALVGKYLCYALLALALDLVWGYCGILSLGHGAFFALGGYAMGMYLMRQIGSRGVYGNPILPDFMVFLNYKELPWFWHGFNHFWFAALMVIAVPGLLAFVFGWFAFRSRVTGVYLSIITQAMTYALLLAFFRNDMGFGGNNGLTDFKDILGFNVQADSTRSALFAASAVMLALAVFVTAAIVRSKYGKLLMAVRDAESRTRFLGWRTENVKLFAFVVSAVMAGIAGALYVPQVGIINPGEFDPANSIEVVIWTAVGGRGTIVGPIIGALLVNAGKSWFTGVLPEFWLFALGGLFVAVTLLLPKGIIGMWDSWRGNASAMRKASLAEEAGTDGEVTAAKIVRAAARTPGEWASSNPEPQPAE; translated from the coding sequence ATGATCGCACAACGCTTCTTCGGTGCAGACGGCCGCATCACCATTACTGTTCTCGTCCTGCTGGCTGCTGCGATCATCGTGCCGCTGCTCAATCTCTGGGTTTCGCCAGCGAGCGCCCTCTACGTTCCGCCCTACATCGTTGCGCTGGTCGGCAAATACCTGTGCTACGCGCTGCTCGCCTTGGCGCTCGACCTCGTCTGGGGCTATTGCGGCATCCTTTCGCTCGGCCACGGCGCCTTCTTCGCGCTCGGCGGCTACGCGATGGGCATGTATCTGATGCGCCAGATCGGCTCGCGCGGCGTCTATGGCAATCCGATCCTGCCCGACTTCATGGTGTTCCTGAACTACAAGGAACTGCCCTGGTTCTGGCACGGCTTCAACCATTTCTGGTTCGCGGCGCTGATGGTGATCGCCGTGCCCGGCCTGCTTGCCTTCGTCTTCGGCTGGTTCGCCTTCCGCAGCCGGGTCACCGGCGTCTATCTCTCGATCATCACCCAGGCGATGACTTATGCGCTGCTGCTCGCTTTCTTCCGCAACGACATGGGTTTTGGCGGCAACAACGGCCTGACCGATTTCAAGGACATCTTGGGATTCAATGTCCAGGCCGATTCGACCCGCTCGGCGCTGTTTGCGGCCAGCGCCGTTATGCTGGCGCTCGCCGTCTTCGTCACCGCGGCGATCGTGCGCTCCAAATACGGCAAGCTGCTGATGGCGGTGCGCGACGCCGAAAGCCGCACCCGCTTTCTCGGCTGGCGAACGGAGAACGTCAAGCTGTTCGCCTTCGTCGTATCCGCCGTCATGGCCGGCATCGCCGGCGCGCTTTACGTGCCGCAGGTCGGCATTATCAATCCGGGTGAATTCGATCCGGCCAACTCGATCGAGGTGGTGATCTGGACCGCCGTCGGCGGGCGCGGCACCATTGTCGGTCCGATCATCGGCGCGCTGCTCGTCAACGCCGGCAAATCCTGGTTCACCGGCGTGCTGCCGGAATTTTGGCTGTTCGCTTTAGGCGGCCTGTTCGTCGCCGTCACCTTGCTGTTGCCCAAGGGCATCATCGGCATGTGGGACAGCTGGCGTGGCAACGCCAGCGCCATGCGGAAGGCCTCGCTTGCCGAGGAGGCTGGAACCGATGGCGAGGTCACCGCAGCGAAGATCGTTCGCGCCGCGGCGCGGACACCCGGCGAATGGGCGTCGTCCAATCCCGAACCGCAGCCGGCGGAGTGA